In one window of Anaerolineales bacterium DNA:
- the gyrB gene encoding DNA topoisomerase (ATP-hydrolyzing) subunit B: MTKRKQEVSSYAAKDIQVLEGLEAVRRRPGMYVGGTDIKALHHLVYEVVDNSIDEALAGVCENIDVYLHEDSSVTVEDDGRGIPVDIHPQKKKPALEIVMTVLHSGAKFGGGIYKVSGGLHGVGVSAVNALSEWCEVEVKLDGKVHAQRYERGAPTGPVEVIGNAPKNAHGTKVHFRYDREIFKGDPQYRFETLLQRFREMAFVTRGVTINLVDERSDRRMTFYFEGGITSFVRYLNRNRSTLHPIVHVEKEIEDTVIDVALQYTDAYAESVYSFANTINTVDGGTHLTGLRAAITRTINDYARKNGLLKDTDQNFSGDDTREGLTAIVSIKHPDPQFESQTKVKLMNAEVQTQVQQVLGEAFTAFLEENPRAAKAIVQKCLTSARARDAARKARDLVIRKSALESLTLPGKLADCSERDPNKCELYIVEGDSAGGSAKQGRDRHFQAILPLRGKILNTERARLDKILSNNEVKALISALGTSIGESFDLSGLRYGRVIIMTDADVDGSHIRTLLLTFFFRYMSELIDEGHLFIAQPPLYRIGHKKTVQYAYTEAQREKMMKELGAKSKSASLQRYKGLGEMNPNQLWETTMDPSNRTLLQVSIEDAAVADRTFDMLMGSAVPPRRRFIQTHAREVRNLDV, encoded by the coding sequence GTGACCAAGCGTAAGCAAGAAGTCAGCAGTTATGCGGCGAAAGACATCCAGGTCCTCGAAGGCCTGGAAGCTGTTCGACGCAGGCCGGGGATGTACGTCGGTGGTACGGACATCAAAGCGCTGCATCACCTGGTGTACGAGGTGGTGGACAATTCGATCGACGAAGCGCTCGCCGGTGTGTGCGAAAATATCGACGTCTATCTGCATGAAGACAGCAGCGTGACCGTCGAGGACGATGGACGCGGGATCCCTGTGGATATCCATCCGCAGAAGAAAAAACCGGCCCTGGAAATCGTGATGACCGTCCTCCACTCGGGGGCGAAATTCGGCGGCGGGATCTACAAGGTTTCGGGCGGCCTGCACGGTGTAGGGGTGTCGGCTGTGAACGCCCTTTCGGAATGGTGTGAGGTCGAAGTCAAGTTGGACGGTAAGGTCCACGCTCAACGTTACGAACGGGGCGCACCGACCGGTCCCGTGGAAGTCATCGGGAACGCCCCGAAAAACGCTCACGGGACGAAAGTGCATTTTCGATACGACCGTGAAATCTTCAAGGGCGATCCCCAATATCGTTTCGAAACCCTGCTCCAGCGTTTCCGCGAAATGGCGTTCGTCACGCGCGGTGTAACGATCAACCTGGTCGACGAGCGCAGCGACCGGCGGATGACCTTCTATTTCGAGGGTGGGATCACCTCCTTCGTGCGCTACCTCAATCGAAACCGCAGCACGCTGCATCCCATCGTGCACGTCGAGAAGGAAATCGAGGACACGGTGATCGACGTTGCGCTGCAGTATACCGATGCCTATGCGGAGTCGGTTTATTCCTTCGCAAATACGATCAACACGGTGGACGGCGGCACGCATCTCACCGGATTGCGTGCGGCAATCACGCGCACGATCAACGATTATGCGCGGAAAAACGGCCTGCTCAAAGACACGGATCAAAACTTTTCCGGCGACGACACCCGGGAAGGTCTCACGGCTATCGTGAGCATCAAACATCCGGATCCCCAGTTCGAAAGCCAGACGAAGGTGAAATTGATGAACGCCGAGGTTCAAACCCAGGTGCAGCAGGTGCTCGGTGAAGCGTTCACCGCTTTCCTGGAAGAGAATCCCAGAGCCGCGAAAGCGATCGTTCAGAAGTGCCTCACCTCGGCCCGGGCCAGAGATGCGGCGCGTAAAGCGCGCGATCTGGTCATTCGCAAGAGCGCCCTGGAGAGTCTCACCCTTCCAGGAAAACTTGCCGACTGCTCGGAACGCGATCCGAACAAATGCGAGTTGTACATCGTCGAGGGCGACTCGGCGGGCGGTTCCGCCAAGCAAGGTCGCGACCGCCACTTCCAGGCCATTCTTCCGCTGCGCGGCAAGATCCTCAACACCGAGCGCGCCCGGCTGGATAAAATCCTTTCCAACAACGAAGTCAAGGCGTTGATCTCGGCTCTGGGTACCAGCATCGGAGAGAGTTTCGATCTTTCCGGGTTGCGCTACGGCCGCGTGATCATCATGACCGATGCGGACGTGGATGGCTCGCATATTCGTACGCTGCTGCTCACGTTTTTCTTCCGCTACATGTCGGAACTGATTGATGAGGGTCACCTCTTCATTGCGCAGCCTCCGTTGTATCGTATCGGCCACAAGAAAACGGTCCAGTATGCCTATACCGAAGCGCAGCGCGAAAAGATGATGAAGGAATTGGGCGCCAAATCCAAGTCGGCGTCTCTACAGCGCTATAAGGGTCTTGGCGAGATGAACCCGAATCAGCTCTGGGAGACGACCATGGATCCTTCGAATCGGACACTGCTACAGGTTTCGATCGAGGACGCAGCGGTTGCGGATCGCACTTTTGACATGTTGATGGGTTCCGCAGTACCGCCGCGGCGGCGTTTCATTCAAACCCACGCGCGCGAGGTGCGCAACCTGGACGTCTAG